In the genome of Aspergillus flavus chromosome 8, complete sequence, one region contains:
- a CDS encoding MFS transporter: MSRYAYPVNAAEAWIRSTKVRVVSALTGLPFRQLALLAICHFAETVVLTSIVPYMPDMLEHAGVPKSDVAKWVGFTTTITATCAGLMGVIWGMASDSMGRKRVILLELNLMLVFVFLFGFSQHLALLVLFRALIGLVSGSVGIMRTMIAELVPEKLLQPYAFSILPTVETIGSGFGPAIGGLLARPAEHYPGIFGRIGLFKMFPFALSSVASSCVVAFAITMASSSLRETQPGRKDSPDDGLMIGKILSSVWALRKRKADIRPEVVDETTALLGDTIEDVEEVLEQRAAELVGRWKSVISPQPILLVLISGVMSMHTVAFDSLFPVLLHLPKQHLKGNPDVHLPFKFSSGLGLETNEMGLFYSIVGVSSMVVQLVIFPWAARKYGILQCLKLACTVFPIMYLVVPFVPLLPQPLSSVAVVAVLVLKMAGAAFVFPCCTILISEVAGAIGMLATVNGIATSIIAFGQALGPGVMGPTFSFGVKLGYTILPWWLLAGFAFLSSLPVAWIKEVDIKLPEEGLLPNEEEQQVGDGENDMEARGRQPTLI, encoded by the exons ATGTCACGTTACGCATATCCTGTGAATGCTGCCGAAGCGTGGATTCGCTCGACTAAAGTACGAGTTGTCTCAGCCCTGACAGGGCTGCCTTTTCGGCAGCTGGCGCTATTGG CAATATGTCACTTTGCTGAGACCG TCGTACTCACCTCCATCGTCCCGTATATG CCCGACATGCTCGAACATGCCGGTGTACCAAAGAGCGATGTGGCTAAGTGGGTTGGCTTCACCACTACGATCACCGCTACCTGTGCGGGCCTGATGGGCGTGATATGGGGTATGGCTTCCGATTCCATGGGTCGAAAACGGGTTATCCTGCTTGAACTGAACCTCATGCTGGTATTTGTCTTCCTGTTTGGCTTCTCACAACACCTCGCCCTCCTGGTGCTGTTCCGCGCTTTGATCGGTCTCGTGAGTGGTAGCGTCGGTATTATGCGCACCATGATCGCAGAGTTGGTCCCTGAGAAGCTGCTCCAGCCATATGCATTCAGCATCCTACCGACTGTCGAGACAATTGGGTCCGGGTTCGGCCCCGCTATAGGAGGACTCTTGGCTCGTCCAGCAGAGCATTATCCTGGCATCTTCGGCAGGATTGGACTCTTTAAGATGTTTCCCTTTGCCTTGTCTAGTGTTGCTTCCAGCTGCGTTGTAGCTTTCGCTATTACGAtggcatcttcttcccttcgT GAAACGCAACCCGGGCGGAAAGACTCCCCTGACGATGGGTTGATGATCGGAAAGATTCTGAGTAGCGTGTGGGCATTGCGAAAGAGAAAGGCCGACATCCGACCGGAAGTCGTTGATGAGACAACAGCTCTACTCGGTGACACAATAGAAGATGTAGAAGAGGTTTTGGAGCAAAGAGCAGCTGAACTCGTGGGCCGTTGGAAAAGTGTTATCTCGCCACAGCCTATTCTCCTGGTGCTGATATCAGGTGTGATGAGCATGCATACCGTGGCTTTCGATTCATTGTTCCCGGTACTCTTGCACCTCCCTAAACAACATCTAAAGGGCAATCCAGATGTTCACCTGCCATTCAAATTCAGCAGTGGACTCGGGCTAG AAACAAATGAGATGGGTCTCTTCTATTCAATCGTCGGTGTATCCAGCATGGTAGTCCAGCTCGTCATCTTCCCATGGGCGGCCAGAAAGTACGGAATTCTCCAATGTCTGAAACTGGCTTGTACCGTCTTCCCTATCATGTACCTCGTGGTCCCATTTGTACCTCTTCTCCCACAACCCCTCTCCAGTGTGGCAGTAGTTGCAGTGTTGGTTCTCAAGATGGCAGGGGCCGCCTTTGTTTTCCCATGCTGCACAATTTTAATCAGTGAGGTAGCGGGAGCCATCGGCATGCTAGCAACGGTGAATGGAATCGCTACTAGCATTATCGCCTTTGGACAGGCTCTTGGACCGGGAGTTATGGGACCTACATTCTCGTTTGGTGTCAAACTGGGCTACACGATTCTTCCTTGGTGGCTACTGGCTGGGTTCGCGTTTTTGAGTTCGCTTCCAGTTGCTTGGATTAAAGAGGTGGATATTAAACTTCCCGAGGAGGGTCTTCTTCCTAATGAGGAAGAGCAGCAGGTTGGTGACGGTGAGAATGATATGGAAGCCCGCGGCAGACAGCCTACTCTGATTTAG